The proteins below come from a single Oncorhynchus keta strain PuntledgeMale-10-30-2019 chromosome 1, Oket_V2, whole genome shotgun sequence genomic window:
- the LOC118389011 gene encoding LOW QUALITY PROTEIN: cortexin-1-like (The sequence of the model RefSeq protein was modified relative to this genomic sequence to represent the inferred CDS: deleted 2 bases in 1 codon), with the protein MSPPWTMSCCCPLGPPSLGPPAALLVGGDAEQRTAFAFVGLLMLFLVFLLVRCFRILLDPYSRMPSSSWTEHKEGVERGQFDYALV; encoded by the exons ATGTCCCCACCCTGGACTATGAGCTGCTGCTGTCCCCTGGGCCCTCCCTCCCTGGGCCCCCCAGCAGCCCTGCTC GTGGGGGGCGACGCGGAGCAGAGGACTGCCTTTGCCTTCGTGGGGCTCCTCATGCTCTTCCTTGTCTTCCTGCTGGTGCGCTGCTTCCGCATCCTACTGGACCCCTACAGCCGCATGCCATCCTCCTCCTGGACCGAACACAAGGAGGGCGTAGAGAGGGGGCAGTTTGACTACGCCCTGGTCTAg